The following coding sequences are from one Paenibacillus sp. JDR-2 window:
- a CDS encoding glycerophosphodiester phosphodiesterase, which produces MFKLLSRSIRDFRAAYPQLLLFEYLFMLVTSVIIIPIITLIFSRILTVIGSGSLMNDDIVQLGLSWQSMVGLTVIALVASFAIFIELCVLIILVQQRYFGKRIAIMDALFTALRQTPSLLGFGTVQLLVLLLVLIPFVDSPMSESFYALFNLPIVLERSVMNLSVAMSVVYLLILVAAVYLVLRWVFVLHYIVLEGHTISRAIRSSLDLTRGKHFKVLTSLFLINALVIGTGFATLSSVSFLPHWLNHNVLKAFSDHYSLTLSTIFTYMLTLAIMPLNIIVLTRLFYVLKRENGQYLQDNLKLYRSTLGRFEDALSSMMKRFAHKRTLFALLAVVYVSLALFVGLKASSHLVYAKWSVLISAHRGDTESAPENSLPGIQSAINKGIQSVEIDIQLTKDNIAVLNHDATLNRMAGVNKSVNELTYEEISKLSIGQDAEGVPIPVATLEQVLTEAKGRIKLLLDLKPHGASEPLVREVIRLIHANEMEKDVYIQSFDSTMLRQIRELSPDIRIGQIMYFAVGNLSSLDVDFYTVEQVMVTKQLVDRAHASGREVWVWTVNGRHNLKEMLKFQVDGLITDTPTIAQSMIGLDL; this is translated from the coding sequence ATGTTCAAGCTGCTCAGTAGAAGCATTCGCGACTTCCGCGCAGCGTATCCGCAGCTATTATTATTTGAATATTTATTTATGCTGGTAACCAGCGTTATCATTATCCCCATTATTACGTTAATTTTCAGCCGTATCCTGACCGTTATTGGGTCCGGTTCGCTTATGAACGATGATATCGTTCAGCTCGGCTTAAGCTGGCAGAGTATGGTTGGACTTACCGTCATTGCGCTTGTCGCTTCTTTTGCGATATTTATCGAGCTGTGCGTTCTTATTATCCTGGTTCAACAACGCTATTTCGGCAAACGGATCGCCATCATGGACGCCCTGTTTACCGCGCTTCGGCAGACGCCAAGCCTATTAGGCTTTGGTACCGTACAGCTGCTTGTCTTGCTGCTCGTGCTGATCCCGTTCGTCGACTCGCCGATGTCGGAATCATTCTACGCGCTGTTTAATCTTCCGATTGTACTGGAGCGCAGCGTCATGAACCTGTCCGTCGCGATGTCCGTTGTCTACTTGCTTATCTTGGTTGCAGCCGTCTATTTGGTGCTTCGATGGGTTTTCGTGCTGCATTATATCGTCCTTGAAGGGCATACCATCAGCCGCGCTATCCGGAGCAGTCTCGATCTGACAAGAGGCAAGCATTTCAAGGTGCTCACCTCTTTATTTTTAATAAATGCGCTTGTTATTGGTACAGGCTTTGCGACGCTTTCGTCGGTTTCCTTCCTGCCTCATTGGCTTAATCACAATGTGCTGAAGGCGTTCTCCGATCATTATTCCTTGACGCTGTCCACCATTTTTACGTACATGCTGACGCTGGCGATCATGCCTCTCAACATAATCGTGCTGACCCGGTTATTCTACGTGCTCAAACGGGAAAATGGGCAGTATTTACAGGATAATTTGAAGCTGTATCGCAGCACTCTCGGACGATTTGAAGATGCTCTGTCCAGTATGATGAAGCGTTTCGCTCACAAACGGACATTATTCGCATTATTAGCCGTTGTTTATGTAAGCCTTGCCTTATTCGTTGGCCTAAAAGCGAGCAGTCATCTGGTCTACGCTAAATGGAGCGTCCTTATCTCCGCACATCGCGGCGACACGGAGAGTGCTCCCGAAAATTCGCTGCCTGGCATTCAAAGCGCCATTAATAAGGGCATTCAATCGGTAGAAATCGACATTCAGTTGACCAAAGACAACATCGCCGTATTAAATCATGACGCTACTCTCAACCGGATGGCCGGTGTAAACAAATCCGTTAATGAACTAACTTACGAGGAAATAAGCAAGCTGTCCATCGGTCAGGATGCAGAAGGTGTTCCTATCCCTGTTGCTACGCTTGAGCAGGTATTGACGGAGGCAAAGGGACGGATCAAGCTGCTGCTTGATTTGAAACCCCATGGGGCAAGCGAACCGCTCGTGCGGGAAGTTATTCGGCTGATCCATGCCAATGAAATGGAAAAAGACGTGTATATCCAGTCGTTTGACAGCACCATGCTGCGGCAAATTCGAGAGCTGTCCCCGGATATCCGGATTGGGCAAATCATGTATTTCGCCGTTGGTAATCTCTCCTCGTTAGACGTTGATTTCTATACGGTTGAACAGGTTATGGTAACGAAGCAGCTCGTCGACCGAGCGCATGCTTCCGGACGAGAGGTATGGGTGTGGACGGTGAACGGTCGTCACAACTTGAAGGAAATGCTTAAATTTCAGGTGGACGGCCTGATTACGGATACCCCTACTATTGCACAATCCATGATTGGACTTGATTTATAA
- a CDS encoding ABC transporter substrate-binding protein encodes MGLIILTVSLIVLVMAACSNNRSMEADDEATQEPGKTTIPSGTTASTNPDGDASGGDQKLITFSVFWPNEQYEQAVKSYEAAHPNIKIKLQYGLSEPYSDEGGGEQTDADIEKFTTTTNAAMLAGKGPDLVDLRYLAADDYERHHLLEDLSAKMEEDHAFRKTDYFTNVLSNGQAGKSLYSLPLSFSLSGMVGDRSAIAATGVKFDDKSWTWDDFMAVGKELVNANGKYKAAIVSGEGLLVGGTDYFVRSLVADNYGRFVDETNRKASFDTPDFIGLLKQMKSMFDDGIVSTSDRGYFTNVSILSPEDYLTTLNVFGKDTAFYIKPHAGQEAAGTSYETRSDIGINANSKAKDAAWDFLKYLMDHTTIGLPINKERFADALQVLKKQGTITPPTVGSQHSESFKVDEAQLDRLESFADAASRKKNTSGKVLDIVSANTAAFFAGQKSANDVAKLIQNKAMTVLNE; translated from the coding sequence ATGGGACTTATTATACTTACCGTTTCGTTAATCGTGCTCGTTATGGCGGCTTGCAGCAATAACAGAAGCATGGAAGCAGACGATGAGGCGACTCAAGAGCCAGGCAAGACTACTATTCCGTCCGGAACAACGGCAAGTACAAATCCGGATGGAGATGCATCCGGCGGAGATCAGAAATTGATTACGTTCTCGGTTTTCTGGCCGAACGAGCAATATGAACAGGCTGTTAAATCATACGAAGCGGCTCATCCGAATATCAAGATCAAGCTGCAGTATGGATTAAGCGAACCTTACAGCGACGAAGGGGGAGGAGAGCAAACGGACGCCGACATTGAAAAGTTCACGACAACAACCAATGCGGCGATGCTGGCCGGCAAGGGCCCGGATCTGGTTGATCTCCGTTATTTGGCTGCTGACGATTACGAGAGGCATCACTTGCTCGAGGACTTATCGGCAAAAATGGAAGAGGACCATGCGTTTCGCAAGACGGATTATTTCACGAATGTATTAAGTAACGGACAAGCAGGGAAGAGTTTGTACAGTCTTCCGCTATCCTTCAGCTTAAGCGGAATGGTTGGAGATCGCAGCGCAATTGCCGCAACCGGCGTAAAGTTCGACGACAAATCCTGGACTTGGGATGATTTCATGGCTGTGGGCAAGGAGCTGGTTAACGCGAACGGAAAATATAAGGCGGCTATTGTCAGCGGGGAAGGTCTTCTGGTTGGCGGGACCGATTATTTCGTGCGCAGCCTGGTTGCGGATAACTACGGCAGATTTGTTGATGAGACTAACCGCAAGGCAAGCTTTGATACACCGGATTTCATCGGTCTATTGAAACAAATGAAAAGCATGTTTGACGATGGAATCGTCAGCACGTCGGATAGGGGATATTTTACGAATGTCAGCATCTTGTCTCCGGAAGATTATTTAACAACATTAAATGTATTCGGTAAAGATACGGCATTTTACATCAAACCTCATGCCGGTCAAGAGGCGGCGGGCACTTCCTATGAAACAAGGTCCGATATTGGAATAAACGCAAATTCCAAAGCGAAGGATGCAGCCTGGGATTTCCTGAAATACTTGATGGACCACACGACCATAGGCCTTCCCATCAATAAGGAACGCTTCGCTGACGCGTTACAAGTTCTGAAGAAGCAAGGAACGATTACTCCGCCAACCGTTGGTTCGCAGCATAGCGAATCCTTTAAGGTGGACGAGGCACAACTAGACCGGCTTGAAAGCTTTGCAGACGCCGCTTCCCGCAAGAAGAATACGTCCGGAAAGGTGCTGGATATCGTATCCGCCAATACGGCTGCCTTCTTCGCGGGTCAGAAATCCGCGAACGACGTAGCGAAGCTGATTCAAAACAAAGCAATGACGGTCCTAAATGAATAG
- a CDS encoding response regulator transcription factor: MDKTRILIIEDEEAIADLLAYGLGREGFETRIAGTGSDGLRELELFKPDLLVLDWMLPDRSGLDICKQVTAQYNIPILMLTARSDITDKILGLEVGADDYITKPFDLREVVVRIRTILRRLAQAQAPVKEAAPSVIGFRDIVVSRAERLVTKKGEAVDLTPKEFDLLLALLGVRGRIFTRAELLESVWGYDFPGDMRTVDTHIQRLRKKLDAADLITTVFGIGYKFEKRTE, encoded by the coding sequence ATGGACAAAACTAGAATACTCATCATCGAGGACGAGGAGGCAATTGCTGATCTGCTTGCTTATGGGCTAGGGCGTGAAGGCTTTGAGACTCGTATTGCCGGCACGGGCTCGGACGGGCTTCGGGAGCTTGAATTGTTCAAGCCTGACCTGTTGGTTCTAGATTGGATGCTGCCGGATAGAAGCGGTCTTGATATCTGCAAGCAGGTAACCGCTCAATATAACATTCCGATTCTTATGCTTACGGCCAGATCGGACATTACGGACAAAATCCTCGGACTCGAAGTAGGGGCAGACGATTATATTACGAAGCCTTTTGATCTTCGGGAAGTGGTTGTCAGGATTCGAACCATACTCCGCCGGCTCGCGCAGGCGCAAGCTCCAGTTAAGGAGGCAGCGCCATCGGTGATCGGGTTCCGGGACATCGTCGTTTCGAGAGCTGAGCGGCTTGTGACGAAGAAAGGCGAGGCCGTTGATTTAACGCCAAAAGAGTTTGATCTGCTGCTGGCGCTGCTTGGCGTGCGGGGCAGAATCTTCACGCGCGCCGAGCTGCTCGAGTCCGTGTGGGGGTATGATTTTCCCGGGGATATGCGGACTGTCGATACGCATATTCAACGGCTGCGCAAGAAGCTTGACGCGGCTGATCTGATTACAACGGTGTTTGGTATAGGCTACAAATTCGAGAAAAGGACGGAATGA
- a CDS encoding carbohydrate ABC transporter permease yields MVAMLFLGPSLVGFSVFYLIPFLLGIYESFTDGALGGHLVGFSNYSALLHSASFRKAAGNTMLFTAVGVPLLIMLSLTLALLLNRRIFLRSTLRTSFMLPLVVPVASVVTVWQIFFDWNGTLNAWVHACGMDRIDWMQSNWSMSIVIVMYVWKNIGYDMILLLAGLQSIPKDYYETASLEGAGRFHQFRHITLVYLTPTLFFVLLISIINSFKVFRETYLLAGDYPYDRLYMLQHYMNNMFFELDVQKLTAAATMMVACIVLLTSGLLRAERRFREQTE; encoded by the coding sequence ATGGTGGCTATGCTTTTCCTTGGGCCAAGCTTAGTCGGATTTTCCGTGTTCTACCTTATTCCGTTTCTGCTAGGGATCTATGAGTCCTTTACTGACGGTGCGCTTGGTGGTCATCTAGTAGGCTTTAGCAATTATTCGGCACTTCTGCATAGCGCTTCTTTCCGCAAGGCAGCCGGCAATACGATGCTGTTTACCGCGGTTGGTGTACCGCTGCTGATCATGCTGTCCTTAACGCTTGCGCTCCTTCTTAATAGGCGGATATTCCTGCGCAGCACTTTGCGTACGTCGTTTATGCTCCCGCTTGTTGTGCCGGTAGCGTCCGTCGTGACGGTCTGGCAAATCTTTTTCGACTGGAACGGAACCTTGAATGCATGGGTGCACGCCTGCGGAATGGACCGGATCGATTGGATGCAGTCGAATTGGTCCATGAGTATCGTTATCGTGATGTATGTATGGAAGAACATCGGCTACGATATGATCCTATTGCTGGCCGGACTGCAATCCATACCGAAGGATTATTACGAGACCGCATCGCTTGAAGGCGCCGGCCGTTTCCATCAATTTCGCCATATTACGCTTGTTTATTTGACGCCAACCTTATTCTTTGTGCTGCTCATCTCGATCATTAACTCGTTCAAAGTATTTCGGGAGACGTATTTGCTGGCAGGAGATTATCCGTATGACCGGTTATATATGCTGCAGCATTACATGAATAACATGTTTTTCGAGCTGGATGTCCAAAAGCTGACGGCTGCCGCGACAATGATGGTCGCCTGCATCGTGCTCTTGACCTCGGGACTGCTTCGCGCTGAACGCCGGTTCAGGGAGCAAACGGAGTAG
- a CDS encoding efflux RND transporter periplasmic adaptor subunit: MDERKPGSGKRKLRLLASLFLILLAVCTLAGNTIRNMSLQKVYTQTASKGSVTHEFEGNATVLPEQTQDLTNPAGWKVMKVLVKQGDKVAKGQKLIEYDGSEAMLQLEDMKTSLKKQQLSMNQLHTDYITAVTQGDESTLSAAMVALESAELDIASQENHIQRLQKNIADSQSISAPFAGIVTEVNALAGSGPGGGPDVTLANASKGFKIQLQVPGDISRLLEIGEALNQITLTGKDSGQLSGTIMTIDNNMNGTVDNTLDSGTSHSNDTHFIPSSVTVLLKDNKLIGGERVQVKIVKSNSEAILTLPNEAVHQDERGAYVFTVESKEGPLGNAYYAVKTPVKVTDTNAYVTAVTEGLFEEQEVIVSSTGYLIDGVRVRK; this comes from the coding sequence ATGGATGAAAGAAAGCCCGGTTCCGGTAAACGCAAGCTGCGACTGCTGGCCAGTCTATTCCTGATTCTGCTCGCGGTATGTACCCTTGCGGGAAATACGATACGGAACATGTCTTTGCAGAAGGTCTATACGCAAACCGCATCAAAAGGATCGGTCACGCACGAATTCGAAGGCAATGCAACTGTTCTGCCCGAACAAACGCAAGACCTGACGAATCCGGCAGGCTGGAAGGTGATGAAGGTGCTTGTTAAACAAGGCGATAAAGTTGCCAAAGGCCAGAAGTTGATCGAGTATGACGGCAGCGAAGCGATGCTGCAGCTCGAGGATATGAAGACAAGTCTCAAAAAACAGCAGCTATCCATGAATCAACTGCATACGGATTACATTACAGCGGTAACCCAAGGAGACGAGAGCACACTCTCTGCCGCAATGGTTGCGCTTGAATCCGCCGAGCTCGACATTGCCTCGCAGGAGAATCATATTCAGCGCCTTCAAAAGAACATTGCGGACAGCCAATCGATCTCCGCGCCTTTTGCGGGTATCGTAACCGAGGTTAATGCACTGGCTGGTTCAGGTCCCGGCGGAGGTCCGGACGTTACGCTAGCCAATGCTTCCAAAGGCTTCAAGATCCAGCTGCAGGTTCCGGGAGATATATCCCGTCTGCTGGAAATCGGAGAAGCCTTGAATCAAATTACGTTAACGGGCAAGGACAGTGGACAGCTTTCAGGTACAATAATGACAATCGATAATAATATGAATGGCACAGTGGACAATACGTTAGACAGCGGTACATCTCACTCAAACGATACTCACTTTATCCCAAGCAGCGTAACGGTTCTGCTCAAGGACAATAAGCTGATTGGCGGCGAACGGGTACAGGTGAAGATTGTGAAGAGTAACAGCGAGGCTATCCTTACGCTGCCGAACGAAGCCGTGCATCAGGATGAACGCGGAGCCTATGTATTTACGGTAGAAAGCAAGGAAGGACCACTCGGAAATGCCTATTATGCCGTGAAGACTCCCGTTAAGGTAACTGACACCAATGCATATGTGACGGCTGTTACGGAAGGGCTGTTCGAGGAACAGGAGGTCATCGTGAGCAGTACGGGTTACCTCATAGACGGGGTGCGCGTTAGAAAGTAA
- a CDS encoding winged helix-turn-helix domain-containing protein — protein MIHTTKRALRRFLLEKQLLLTPRSNKDVDHDRVLDVIRRLECLQIDPVAAVRANQHLVMSARLAGYEPSLLNDLLSDYKVFEYFANAACIIPMEDYPLFEPTRTRIREHTASAIEALQPVPEQVMDKLRHEGAMPARAFESDTRVHGYWENSNAAAKTKATSHAINLLTDSAHIRIVGREGNQRLFDLTSRSVPAELLKAAGEMGREEAERSMLFKYFRAYRVFEPSDSRFGWLRYSAAQRRDAIKQFIQSGILAEVSVEGLKHPYYVLSSDAEQVLAHHDTAGEEQDQALEPEASEITFLPPLDNLLWSRKRLEDLFHFEYRWEIYTPAVKRKYGYYAMPILAGDRLIGRMDPRLDRKENVLKVELLHFEPDVKVSPGLRKNVKKALKEFAKANGVVKVVYR, from the coding sequence TTGATACATACCACCAAACGTGCTCTTAGGCGATTTTTACTGGAAAAGCAGCTTCTCCTCACGCCGCGAAGCAATAAGGATGTTGATCACGATCGGGTGCTGGACGTCATTCGCCGCTTGGAATGCTTGCAGATCGATCCGGTAGCTGCCGTCCGGGCGAATCAGCATTTGGTCATGTCCGCCCGATTGGCGGGCTATGAGCCTAGTCTTCTTAATGACCTATTAAGCGATTATAAGGTATTCGAATATTTTGCTAATGCAGCCTGCATCATTCCGATGGAGGATTACCCCTTATTCGAACCTACTCGGACAAGAATCCGCGAGCATACAGCTTCAGCCATTGAAGCCTTGCAGCCTGTTCCGGAGCAGGTAATGGACAAGCTTCGCCATGAAGGAGCTATGCCGGCCAGGGCTTTTGAATCGGATACCCGGGTACACGGTTATTGGGAGAATTCGAATGCGGCTGCCAAAACAAAAGCAACGTCGCATGCCATCAACCTATTAACCGATTCGGCGCATATCCGGATTGTCGGCAGGGAAGGCAATCAGAGATTATTTGATCTGACGAGCCGCAGCGTGCCGGCCGAGCTTCTTAAAGCTGCCGGAGAAATGGGGAGAGAAGAAGCGGAGCGGTCCATGCTATTCAAATATTTTCGCGCTTATCGAGTCTTTGAACCTTCCGATTCCCGCTTTGGCTGGTTAAGGTACAGTGCTGCTCAGCGTCGTGACGCGATCAAGCAATTTATCCAATCCGGCATCCTTGCAGAAGTTTCGGTGGAGGGTCTTAAGCATCCTTATTACGTGCTATCTTCCGATGCGGAACAGGTGCTGGCACACCATGATACGGCTGGCGAAGAACAAGATCAGGCTCTAGAACCGGAAGCATCGGAGATTACGTTCTTACCGCCGCTTGATAATTTGCTGTGGAGCCGAAAGCGGCTGGAGGACTTATTTCATTTCGAATACCGCTGGGAGATTTATACGCCCGCCGTTAAACGGAAGTATGGCTATTATGCGATGCCTATCCTTGCGGGGGACCGATTGATCGGCAGAATGGACCCTAGGCTCGACCGTAAAGAAAATGTGCTCAAGGTAGAGCTGCTGCATTTTGAGCCAGACGTTAAAGTATCTCCCGGGCTGCGCAAAAATGTGAAGAAGGCGTTAAAGGAGTTTGCAAAGGCTAACGGTGTAGTTAAGGTCGTATATCGTTAA
- a CDS encoding sensor histidine kinase: MIHTLRAKFVIGFFLIFSLSFLLLNVTLKEYIRNSNKSIVTSDLIDLKNNGNIYVTQAFLINHFANNDLYFGQMAEEMAGDLHRATSSDVSAYTVDGILLYSTDSAKFAGGSTDDLKLALQGKTAYTISYKGNAGSVLYSYPVVIDGVKVGILRFAKDFSSLYEQTGRILNIIFYLALAIFLAAFVFSYLLSRHITIPLIKLTHASTEVIRGNRNVRLAFRRKDEIGRLADNFNDMIERIDSQIATIGRDRDRLQSLIEQEKRFFDNVTHELKTPLTSILGYAEIIRENGESDHTFFQKGMTHIVDESRRLHGMVLNLLEVSRRNAVRAEAEPVDTGVLLRDLCDAMTIRAKRYKKSIFLEAESELVVLGEADRLRQLFINLLDNAIKYSAPLAKILVTGEKDPKGETLRFTISNPGESLSVDQVASVFEPFYSGDRTFKEEGSVGLGLSIVKSIVDDHSGTIRMESCEGRTTVYVELPAAGSKGGGD, translated from the coding sequence ATTATTCATACATTGCGGGCCAAGTTCGTCATCGGATTTTTCCTGATTTTTAGCCTTTCGTTCCTTTTGCTGAATGTCACTCTAAAAGAATATATCCGTAACAGCAACAAGAGTATTGTAACGTCGGATCTCATCGATCTTAAAAACAACGGCAATATTTATGTTACGCAAGCGTTTCTCATTAATCATTTTGCTAACAACGACTTATATTTCGGTCAAATGGCCGAGGAGATGGCTGGCGACCTTCACCGCGCCACTTCAAGCGATGTCAGTGCCTATACGGTAGACGGTATACTGCTGTATTCTACTGACTCAGCTAAATTTGCGGGTGGTTCCACCGATGATCTGAAGCTGGCGCTTCAAGGGAAGACGGCATATACCATTTCTTATAAAGGAAACGCCGGCTCCGTGCTCTATTCTTATCCAGTCGTTATTGATGGGGTAAAAGTAGGGATCCTTCGGTTTGCCAAAGACTTCTCTTCGCTTTATGAGCAGACCGGACGAATTCTTAACATCATCTTCTATCTCGCTCTTGCCATCTTTCTGGCGGCGTTTGTATTCTCCTACTTGTTGTCCCGGCATATCACGATTCCGCTCATCAAGCTGACTCATGCTTCTACGGAGGTTATAAGAGGTAATCGGAATGTCCGTCTCGCATTCAGGCGCAAGGACGAAATCGGGCGGCTGGCGGACAACTTCAACGACATGATTGAACGAATCGACAGCCAGATTGCGACCATTGGCCGGGACCGTGACAGACTGCAGTCGCTTATCGAGCAGGAGAAGCGCTTCTTCGATAACGTCACGCACGAGCTGAAGACGCCGCTCACGTCCATTCTCGGATACGCGGAGATCATCCGTGAGAACGGAGAGTCCGACCATACATTTTTTCAAAAAGGAATGACTCATATCGTAGACGAAAGCCGGCGGCTTCATGGCATGGTGCTGAACCTGCTTGAAGTGTCCCGGAGAAACGCCGTCAGGGCAGAAGCGGAGCCGGTCGATACAGGAGTGTTGCTTCGCGATCTATGCGATGCCATGACGATTCGCGCCAAACGTTATAAGAAGAGTATCTTCTTGGAAGCGGAGAGCGAGCTTGTTGTTCTAGGAGAAGCGGACAGACTGCGGCAATTGTTTATCAATTTGCTTGATAATGCGATTAAATACAGCGCGCCGCTGGCGAAGATTCTGGTTACCGGAGAGAAAGACCCGAAGGGAGAGACACTCCGCTTCACGATCAGTAATCCAGGAGAGTCGTTGTCGGTTGATCAGGTAGCCAGCGTATTCGAGCCCTTTTATTCCGGCGACAGGACATTTAAGGAAGAAGGAAGCGTGGGCTTAGGCCTAAGCATCGTAAAATCCATTGTTGATGACCATAGCGGAACCATTCGGATGGAGAGCTGCGAAGGACGGACAACCGTATATGTTGAGCTTCCCGCCGCTGGCAGTAAGGGAGGCGGGGATTAA
- a CDS encoding carbohydrate ABC transporter permease, protein MNIRVSGLVLTAILAVFAAVMLFPIGLTLVSSLMTEAELNQNYDLIGQMVDTARGGKDAFVNLKLLPDWLSFEQYAKVLILSPKFLSMFWNSAGLVGPIAIGQIFVGSLAAYAFAKLRFPGRDKLFLVYLMTMLMPFQVTLVPNYLVIDKLGLMNNPSAIVLPGIFGAFGVFMMRQFMAHIPYALSEAAKVDGAGPFTIFWRVILPLAKPGLAALAVLLFVDYWNMIEQPLIFLQDAAKQPLSLYLAQINQSERGAGFAASALYMAPMVLLFLYAESYFVAGIQHSGIKG, encoded by the coding sequence ATGAATATTAGAGTATCCGGGCTTGTATTAACGGCGATTCTTGCCGTATTTGCAGCTGTCATGCTGTTCCCGATTGGGCTTACGCTTGTAAGCTCCTTGATGACGGAAGCGGAACTTAACCAAAATTACGATTTAATCGGACAAATGGTGGATACGGCCAGAGGCGGCAAAGATGCTTTCGTTAATCTGAAGCTGCTGCCAGATTGGCTGTCGTTTGAACAATACGCGAAGGTATTGATCCTGAGCCCGAAGTTTCTTAGTATGTTCTGGAATTCAGCCGGGCTGGTAGGGCCAATTGCGATTGGTCAGATATTCGTTGGCTCGCTGGCGGCATACGCTTTCGCTAAACTCCGGTTTCCGGGAAGGGATAAGCTGTTTCTCGTCTATTTGATGACGATGCTTATGCCTTTCCAGGTTACTCTGGTCCCGAATTATCTTGTTATCGATAAGCTGGGGCTAATGAACAACCCTTCGGCAATTGTATTGCCTGGCATATTCGGGGCGTTTGGAGTGTTTATGATGCGGCAATTTATGGCCCATATTCCTTATGCGCTTTCGGAAGCTGCCAAAGTCGATGGAGCAGGTCCGTTTACTATTTTCTGGCGGGTTATCCTTCCTCTGGCCAAACCGGGTCTTGCCGCGCTTGCGGTATTGCTGTTTGTCGACTACTGGAACATGATTGAGCAGCCGCTTATTTTCTTGCAGGATGCTGCCAAGCAGCCTTTATCGCTCTATTTGGCGCAAATCAACCAATCGGAACGCGGGGCCGGGTTTGCCGCTTCCGCGTTGTACATGGCCCCGATGGTGCTCTTGTTCCTGTACGCGGAGTCTTATTTCGTGGCAGGGATTCAACACTCGGGCATAAAAGGATAA